The Frondihabitans australicus genome includes a region encoding these proteins:
- a CDS encoding helicase-associated domain-containing protein, producing the protein MASTLDLAGLLRSLSRDDLAVRVGERVVSRPAQVRDAFDLAEALLEPASVREALSRLDRVGLLLVQAAREPGDAAALLERAAPAFSVGAEQATAALERAAERLVLRLDPATGEASTFDAVGAVLDDDPALSLATLAGVLPPAVLEAVAPIGHGSQEQRGTERLYALVVEMAEIVRALEASPARELAKGGLALPESRRLAEAARIDVDDVMVLLGAAQNAGLARQGRDGWEPGPSADDWLALSWADRWSSIVDAWLASVRPEVRTVLDERAETSWREPLRAFTDWFFPAGSAWVPERLAVFAHTADLFGLTVEGRPTGVAAALLRGGREAARDLVAELMPSPITTVYLQHDLTAVAPGPLAPALDARLRSIADVESAGLAATYRISEAKLQSALIEGETAESLRDFLTGLSSTGIPQPVDYLLRETAQRHGRYRVAPFAPGSSPRTGDDEAVRFGAVSRLRADDPAYLDMVEVDQSLGPLGLRRLGPTTMVSRFDPETVYWALSEARYPIVVEGADGSPLRPPARRVPRRSAQPSTAPDARADMLDRVAEASGAGSDDTDRAWIARQLDAAVKARLTVVVTVAMPDGTTTELQMEPTGVGGGRVRGRDRKSDIERTLPLSSIVAVETPPR; encoded by the coding sequence TCGGCGAGCGGGTCGTGTCCCGTCCGGCGCAGGTCCGCGACGCGTTCGACCTCGCCGAGGCGCTCCTCGAGCCCGCCTCCGTCCGAGAGGCGCTGAGCCGGCTCGACCGCGTCGGCCTGCTCCTCGTGCAGGCGGCTCGCGAGCCCGGAGACGCCGCCGCCCTGCTCGAGCGCGCGGCTCCTGCGTTCTCGGTCGGCGCCGAGCAGGCGACTGCAGCCCTCGAGCGCGCCGCCGAGCGACTCGTCTTGCGTCTCGATCCCGCGACCGGCGAGGCGTCGACCTTCGACGCGGTCGGTGCCGTGCTCGACGACGATCCCGCCCTCTCGCTCGCCACCCTTGCCGGCGTCCTCCCGCCGGCGGTCCTCGAAGCCGTCGCCCCGATCGGCCACGGGTCGCAGGAGCAGCGGGGCACCGAGCGCCTCTACGCTCTCGTCGTCGAGATGGCCGAGATCGTCCGCGCCCTCGAGGCGTCGCCGGCGCGCGAGCTCGCCAAGGGCGGCCTCGCCCTGCCGGAGAGCCGTCGTCTGGCGGAAGCCGCCCGGATCGACGTCGACGACGTGATGGTGCTGCTCGGCGCTGCGCAGAACGCCGGCCTGGCCCGTCAGGGGCGCGACGGCTGGGAGCCCGGGCCCTCGGCGGACGACTGGCTGGCGCTCTCCTGGGCGGATCGCTGGTCGTCGATCGTCGACGCGTGGCTCGCGAGCGTCAGACCCGAGGTCCGGACCGTGCTCGACGAGCGCGCCGAGACGTCCTGGCGCGAGCCGCTCCGCGCGTTCACGGACTGGTTCTTCCCGGCCGGCTCCGCCTGGGTGCCCGAGCGTCTGGCCGTCTTCGCGCACACCGCCGACCTCTTCGGCCTCACGGTCGAGGGGCGGCCGACGGGCGTGGCCGCCGCACTACTGCGGGGCGGTCGCGAAGCCGCGCGCGACCTGGTGGCCGAGCTGATGCCGTCGCCGATCACGACGGTCTACCTGCAGCACGATCTGACGGCTGTCGCGCCGGGGCCGCTGGCTCCTGCGCTCGATGCCCGGCTGCGGTCGATCGCCGACGTCGAGAGCGCCGGTCTCGCCGCCACGTACCGCATCAGCGAGGCGAAGCTGCAGAGCGCCCTGATCGAGGGTGAAACCGCCGAGAGTCTGCGCGACTTCCTCACCGGGCTGTCGTCGACGGGCATCCCCCAGCCCGTCGACTATCTGCTGCGCGAGACCGCTCAGCGTCACGGGCGCTACCGGGTCGCGCCGTTCGCCCCCGGCTCGAGCCCGCGCACGGGCGACGACGAGGCGGTGCGCTTCGGCGCGGTCAGCCGCCTGCGAGCCGACGACCCGGCGTACCTCGACATGGTGGAGGTCGACCAGTCGCTCGGGCCGCTGGGCCTGCGCCGACTCGGCCCGACGACGATGGTGAGCCGCTTCGACCCCGAGACCGTCTACTGGGCGCTCAGCGAGGCCCGGTACCCGATCGTCGTCGAGGGTGCGGACGGCTCGCCGCTGCGGCCGCCGGCCCGCCGGGTTCCGCGTCGTTCCGCCCAGCCCTCCACCGCGCCGGATGCACGTGCCGACATGCTCGACCGGGTCGCCGAGGCCTCGGGCGCAGGATCCGACGACACCGACCGTGCCTGGATCGCGCGTCAGCTCGACGCCGCCGTCAAGGCCCGGCTGACCGTCGTCGTGACGGTCGCGATGCCCGACGGAACGACGACCGAGCTCCAGATGGAGCCGACGGGCGTCGGCGGAGGCCGTGTGCGCGGCCGCGACCGGAAGTCCGACATCGAGCGCACCCTGCCCCTGTCGAGCATCGTCGCCGTCGAGACGCCGCCGCGCTAG